Proteins from one Candidatus Neomarinimicrobiota bacterium genomic window:
- a CDS encoding SDR family oxidoreductase, whose translation MSDWMLILGCSTGFGGATARKLAEHGYGVIGFHFDRGDIRRQAEKFCQELNEMNEGRTHFFNKNAAFLEIMDESIPKIEEITGGKPLKLLLHSIAFGTITNFFGEKPVTQRQLEMTVHVMGTSLLYWVQKLMDAELLGQGSRVLGLTSEGNYVAMEGYGPVSVAKAALESITRQIGWELGKYGITANCIQAGVTPTRALTKISDRWEEWVEKTKKRNPMGRTTRPEDVANLVYLMLQPGADFINCSIIHVDGGEHRSGILVA comes from the coding sequence ATGTCAGACTGGATGTTGATCTTGGGATGTTCCACCGGCTTTGGTGGAGCTACAGCTCGGAAACTTGCAGAGCACGGCTACGGTGTCATCGGGTTCCATTTTGACCGTGGAGATATTAGGCGGCAGGCAGAGAAATTTTGCCAGGAACTGAACGAGATGAATGAGGGTCGCACCCACTTTTTCAACAAGAATGCTGCCTTCCTTGAGATCATGGATGAATCCATACCGAAGATCGAAGAGATCACTGGGGGTAAGCCACTGAAGCTGCTTCTTCATTCCATTGCCTTCGGCACCATCACCAATTTCTTCGGAGAGAAACCCGTTACCCAGAGGCAGCTGGAGATGACAGTCCACGTAATGGGTACGTCCCTTCTCTACTGGGTCCAGAAACTAATGGATGCCGAGCTGCTCGGACAGGGCTCCCGCGTCCTGGGCCTCACCTCCGAAGGGAATTATGTGGCCATGGAAGGATACGGTCCGGTGAGTGTGGCCAAAGCAGCTCTGGAGAGTATTACCCGGCAGATTGGATGGGAGCTCGGGAAATACGGTATCACTGCCAATTGCATTCAGGCGGGCGTCACGCCTACCCGTGCCCTCACCAAGATTTCCGACCGATGGGAAGAGTGGGTGGAAAAGACTAAGAAACGTAATCCTATGGGTCGGACTACCCGGCCTGAGGATGTGGCGAACTTGGTTTATCTGATGCTTCAGCCCGGAGCGGATTTCATCAATTGTTCCATCATCCACGTGGACGGAGGTGAGCACAGATCGGGGATCCTGGTGGCGTGA
- a CDS encoding acyl-CoA dehydrogenase family protein, translating into MPDFFADNPDIHFNLERLDLKQLADLLEGDYSDAREFDYAPEDSADAFDNYVKVCEIAGVLCGNSIAERAREVDLEGNVFQDGEVTYHPLVVANLLDFKRAQLMGVSLPRRYGGLNMPQAVKIAVLEILSRADASFMNLVGLQDIAETISEFGTEEQMEKYIPRLATGDATGAMVLTEPDSGSDLQSIRLKAIHPEDRHDNEVWHLMGMKRFITNGCGDILLVQARSEEGTTDARGISLFVCEKDDTIHLRRIEDKLGIHGSPTCEMMFNNTPAYLIGKRRLGLIRYVMSLMNGARLGIAAQALGIAEATYRTARKYAETRVQFGKTIIEIPPVYEMLTNMRVQIEASRVLLYESAKVVDLFKIPKRRMQQNREQGKSVDPEIRKQTKYYERLASVLTPFSKYYISEMCNRITYDGIQVMGGSGFMKDYDMERYYRDARITTIYEGTSQLQIVGAIGGLLDGTLNRVFDEFCEHQFPGELKMVTTRAKKFVPLFYDAVDFVKQKRQTEFTNLVARRLVDMAIDTYISILLTQCAQENDRKATLAELWIHGADLRVRNNRQAILCGQPQAILEKHQQIM; encoded by the coding sequence GTGCCTGACTTCTTTGCCGATAACCCGGATATTCATTTCAATCTGGAGCGGCTGGATCTCAAACAATTGGCCGATCTTTTGGAAGGGGATTACTCGGATGCTCGCGAATTTGATTATGCTCCCGAAGACAGTGCTGATGCCTTTGATAACTATGTCAAGGTGTGTGAGATTGCAGGAGTCCTTTGTGGAAATTCCATTGCTGAACGGGCTCGGGAGGTTGATCTGGAAGGAAATGTCTTCCAGGATGGTGAGGTAACGTACCATCCTTTGGTGGTAGCCAATTTGCTTGACTTCAAGCGTGCCCAGTTGATGGGCGTTTCCCTCCCTCGACGCTACGGCGGTCTCAATATGCCGCAAGCGGTAAAAATAGCCGTCCTGGAAATACTCTCCCGGGCCGACGCATCATTCATGAATTTGGTGGGTCTGCAGGACATTGCCGAAACGATCAGTGAATTTGGGACCGAAGAGCAGATGGAGAAGTATATTCCTCGCCTGGCAACAGGCGATGCCACAGGCGCCATGGTTCTGACAGAACCCGATTCCGGATCTGATCTCCAGTCAATCAGGCTCAAAGCGATACACCCTGAGGATCGTCATGACAACGAAGTGTGGCACCTCATGGGAATGAAGCGGTTTATTACCAACGGCTGTGGGGATATTCTATTGGTCCAGGCACGTTCCGAAGAGGGCACGACCGATGCCCGGGGAATTTCACTTTTTGTGTGCGAGAAAGACGACACGATTCATCTCCGCCGGATTGAAGATAAACTGGGCATACACGGTTCACCCACCTGCGAAATGATGTTTAACAATACGCCTGCTTATCTTATTGGAAAACGAAGATTGGGTCTTATCAGGTATGTTATGTCACTCATGAATGGGGCCCGCTTGGGGATTGCGGCCCAGGCTCTTGGCATTGCAGAGGCAACCTATCGTACCGCTCGAAAATACGCCGAAACCCGAGTTCAATTTGGCAAAACTATCATCGAAATTCCGCCGGTCTACGAAATGCTGACAAACATGAGGGTTCAAATCGAAGCAAGCCGCGTGCTTCTCTACGAGTCAGCCAAGGTCGTGGATCTGTTCAAGATCCCTAAGCGGCGTATGCAACAAAACAGGGAACAAGGTAAGTCTGTTGATCCTGAAATCCGTAAGCAAACCAAGTATTATGAGAGACTGGCGTCTGTGTTGACTCCCTTTTCAAAGTATTACATTTCTGAAATGTGTAACCGGATTACCTATGATGGTATTCAGGTGATGGGGGGAAGTGGGTTCATGAAAGATTACGATATGGAGCGGTATTACCGGGACGCAAGAATTACCACCATATATGAAGGTACCTCCCAGCTGCAAATCGTGGGAGCCATTGGCGGTCTGCTTGATGGCACTCTGAACCGGGTTTTCGACGAGTTCTGTGAACACCAATTCCCAGGGGAATTGAAAATGGTCACCACCCGTGCAAAAAAGTTTGTGCCTCTGTTCTATGATGCCGTCGACTTCGTGAAACAGAAACGGCAAACCGAATTTACCAATCTAGTGGCTCGACGGCTCGTAGATATGGCGATTGATACCTACATATCAATACTCCTGACCCAATGCGCTCAAGAGAATGATCGCAAAGCCACTCTGGCGGAACTCTGGATCCATGGGGCCGATCTGAGGGTTCGCAATAACCGACAGGCCATCCTTTGTGGTCAGCCCCAGGCCATATTGGAGAAACATCAACAAATCATGTGA
- a CDS encoding ectonucleotide pyrophosphatase/phosphodiesterase has protein sequence MKRRSARGILLFILSFSALLWSCKREDLEEGNRHLESTVILISFDGFRWDYLERADTPNLDYLVQNGVQAQALIPVFPSKTFPNHMSIITGQYPENHGIVSNRMYDPLFDAFFWIGAESEPARDGRWYEGEPLWITAEKQGQIAATMFWPGSDAEIRGIRPTHWSYYDGTISREERINRVLSWLDLPRDRRPTFITTYFEETDNWGHEYGPDDPQVDSVVQALDGTVGALLDSLRIREYLDRINLILTSDHGMTGLSRQRVVFLDDYIDLETVTVVDWSPVTAILPAEGLEDTVYHALDGAHPNLSVYRKEELPERFHYRNHRRITPIICVADEGWSVTSHEYFDTHVDVYSGGTHGYDNRLPSMHGIFIAYGPAFKDDLMVRPFMNIHIYELICHILKLNPAQNDGSLDSVMVVLEE, from the coding sequence TTGAAACGTAGGTCTGCCAGAGGCATTCTCCTCTTCATCCTCTCCTTTAGTGCCCTTCTTTGGTCCTGCAAGCGAGAAGACCTCGAAGAAGGAAACCGCCATCTGGAATCCACCGTCATTCTTATCTCTTTTGACGGTTTCCGGTGGGACTATCTGGAAAGGGCGGATACTCCTAATCTCGACTATCTTGTTCAAAATGGCGTCCAGGCCCAGGCATTAATTCCGGTGTTCCCCAGTAAAACGTTCCCGAACCATATGAGTATCATCACTGGTCAATATCCCGAGAACCACGGCATCGTTTCAAACAGAATGTACGATCCCCTGTTTGACGCCTTCTTCTGGATTGGGGCGGAGAGTGAACCGGCGAGAGACGGCCGGTGGTATGAGGGGGAACCCCTCTGGATAACGGCAGAAAAACAGGGACAGATCGCCGCCACCATGTTCTGGCCCGGATCCGATGCAGAGATCCGTGGCATAAGACCCACGCACTGGTCCTACTATGATGGCACTATTTCAAGGGAAGAACGAATTAACAGGGTGTTATCGTGGCTGGACCTGCCCCGTGATCGGCGTCCCACTTTCATCACGACCTATTTCGAAGAAACAGACAACTGGGGACACGAATACGGACCGGATGACCCTCAGGTGGACTCGGTCGTACAGGCTCTGGACGGTACCGTCGGCGCTCTTCTCGATAGCCTCAGGATACGGGAATATCTGGACAGAATTAACCTGATCTTGACCTCGGACCATGGAATGACGGGCTTGAGTCGTCAGCGGGTTGTTTTTCTTGATGACTATATCGACCTGGAGACTGTCACCGTTGTGGATTGGTCCCCCGTGACGGCGATTCTTCCGGCTGAAGGGCTGGAAGATACGGTCTACCATGCCCTTGACGGAGCTCATCCCAATCTCTCGGTCTATCGCAAGGAGGAACTTCCGGAGCGGTTCCACTACCGGAATCACCGTCGAATCACACCCATTATTTGCGTGGCGGACGAAGGCTGGTCCGTTACGTCTCATGAATACTTTGACACACACGTGGATGTTTACTCCGGGGGGACCCATGGATACGACAACCGATTGCCTTCTATGCATGGGATTTTCATTGCGTACGGTCCCGCCTTCAAAGACGATCTGATGGTGAGACCATTCATGAACATCCATATCTACGAACTCATTTGCCACATCCTGAAGTTAAATCCGGCACAAAACGATGGAAGCCTTGATTCGGTGATGGTTGTGCTGGAAGAGTAG
- a CDS encoding nitroreductase family protein — translation MIKDLILRNRSYRRFYEEVSIERSTLRELVDLARLSASASNLQPLRYLLCSEQEMNARIFPHLAWAGYLKDWPGPEEGERPSAYIVILKDTKLKTSWAVCDLGIAAQNILLGATERGLGGCIIASIKKDEVREALKIPARYDIFLIIALGKPKEDVVIDPMEDGDTKYWRESDGTHHVPKRSLDEIIIG, via the coding sequence ATGATAAAAGATTTAATCTTAAGAAACCGCAGTTACCGCCGCTTCTATGAGGAGGTCTCCATAGAACGCAGTACCCTCAGGGAACTGGTTGATCTTGCCCGGCTCTCTGCTTCAGCAAGCAACCTGCAACCACTGAGGTATCTGCTCTGCTCTGAGCAGGAAATGAATGCCCGGATCTTTCCTCACCTTGCATGGGCAGGGTATCTCAAGGACTGGCCTGGACCAGAAGAAGGCGAACGACCATCAGCTTACATAGTCATTCTTAAGGACACGAAGTTAAAGACCTCCTGGGCAGTGTGTGATCTTGGCATAGCAGCACAGAACATTCTCCTGGGCGCGACTGAAAGAGGTCTGGGGGGCTGTATTATTGCTTCCATAAAGAAAGATGAAGTGCGTGAAGCCCTGAAGATACCAGCACGCTATGACATATTTTTGATAATAGCTCTTGGAAAACCCAAAGAAGATGTTGTGATCGATCCGATGGAAGATGGCGACACAAAATACTGGAGGGAAAGTGATGGCACGCATCATGTACCAAAACGAAGTTTGGATGAGATTATTATCGGTTAA
- a CDS encoding electron transfer flavoprotein subunit beta/FixA family protein, which translates to MALKLIVLVKQVPDTKNITAKAMKADGTVNRGELPAIYNPEDLNACEMALDLRERYGGFITVVTMGPPRAADILRESLYRGVDRCVLLTDRAFAGADTLATSYTLALAIRKAGEFDLVLCGRQAIDGDTAQIGPQVAEKLGINQITYVQRVRENAGREIILSRNLGRVAETIKTRLPLLITVTSSANQPRTFGAKLTMKYKKARTHMEIERELNRRTASEDAVNRKYAELDKRGLIIETWSAADLNADLGSIGLAGSPTKVKKVENIVFATSKAKNIEPTEKGIRKLLDELIEEHTFG; encoded by the coding sequence ATGGCCTTGAAACTTATTGTCCTCGTTAAGCAGGTCCCGGACACGAAGAACATCACGGCCAAGGCCATGAAGGCAGATGGTACCGTGAACCGGGGGGAACTCCCCGCCATCTACAATCCTGAAGATCTTAACGCTTGCGAAATGGCCCTCGATCTCAGGGAACGGTATGGTGGGTTCATAACCGTTGTGACGATGGGTCCGCCCCGGGCGGCCGATATCTTGCGGGAATCCCTTTACCGTGGAGTCGACCGGTGCGTCCTCCTCACGGATCGAGCTTTTGCCGGTGCGGATACTCTCGCCACCTCCTATACGCTCGCACTCGCCATCAGAAAGGCAGGGGAATTTGACCTGGTATTATGCGGACGGCAGGCCATCGATGGAGATACGGCTCAGATTGGTCCACAGGTAGCGGAAAAACTCGGCATTAATCAAATAACCTACGTGCAGAGAGTCCGTGAAAATGCGGGCCGCGAGATCATTTTATCCCGGAACCTGGGACGCGTAGCAGAAACGATTAAGACGAGACTGCCCCTGCTCATCACCGTCACCTCTTCAGCCAACCAGCCTCGTACCTTCGGGGCCAAATTGACAATGAAATACAAGAAGGCCCGAACTCACATGGAGATCGAAAGAGAACTCAATCGAAGAACTGCCAGTGAAGACGCCGTTAATCGAAAATACGCTGAGCTGGATAAGCGTGGGCTCATTATCGAAACGTGGTCAGCGGCCGATCTGAATGCTGACCTGGGGTCCATCGGGCTCGCCGGTTCTCCTACAAAAGTCAAGAAAGTAGAGAACATTGTCTTTGCGACGTCAAAAGCCAAGAATATCGAGCCCACAGAAAAAGGGATCCGGAAACTTCTAGATGAACTGATTGAGGAACACACCTTTGGCTAG
- a CDS encoding DUF3179 domain-containing (seleno)protein, producing MSLSLQDCRGRFKSTFLHPSEKIGIQVAPRDAFPVFDNPEFVNSPTAEAEGYVHDRDPVIGLVINGKAKAYPIRTMGIHELGNDTLGDVPIAVSWUPVCQTAIVYDRRVEDRELLFGHTGRLYEGSFVLYDRQTGSQWVQVTGQAKTGPYKGNVLKFIPSTVTSWQKWKTLFPDTKVLPGSGRDGFMGTYRGFLQSQNIGLVVTHFNQARLYPFETLEEESVINDIFRGEPIVVAFYKAYRTATAWRREVNGDVLTFRLEYDSQKGFLIVDNETDSRWDPITGRALDGLHEGLELPALTHNPILIDRFKAHYPEGEVYPG from the coding sequence ATGTCGCTATCACTCCAGGATTGTCGCGGTCGTTTCAAATCAACGTTTCTCCACCCCAGCGAGAAGATTGGTATCCAGGTTGCCCCTCGAGACGCATTCCCCGTATTTGACAATCCGGAATTCGTAAACTCTCCTACGGCTGAGGCAGAAGGGTACGTTCATGATCGTGATCCCGTCATTGGCCTCGTCATCAACGGTAAAGCCAAAGCCTACCCTATCCGAACCATGGGAATTCACGAACTGGGGAACGATACGCTTGGAGATGTGCCCATTGCGGTGAGCTGGTGACCCGTCTGCCAGACGGCCATCGTGTATGACCGCAGAGTTGAAGATAGGGAGTTGTTATTCGGTCACACGGGAAGGTTGTACGAGGGCTCGTTTGTCCTATACGACCGCCAGACCGGTTCCCAGTGGGTCCAGGTGACGGGACAAGCCAAAACGGGACCGTACAAAGGCAACGTACTCAAGTTCATCCCATCCACTGTCACCAGCTGGCAGAAGTGGAAGACACTATTCCCGGATACCAAAGTCCTGCCGGGGTCAGGCAGGGATGGATTTATGGGGACCTACCGGGGATTCCTCCAGTCCCAGAACATTGGTCTCGTGGTCACCCACTTCAATCAGGCCCGGCTCTATCCGTTTGAGACCCTTGAAGAAGAATCCGTCATTAACGACATTTTCCGGGGTGAGCCCATTGTCGTTGCTTTCTACAAAGCCTATCGAACGGCAACTGCCTGGCGGCGGGAGGTTAACGGAGACGTTCTCACGTTCCGCCTGGAATACGATTCTCAAAAAGGATTCTTAATCGTCGACAATGAAACAGATTCCCGATGGGATCCTATCACAGGCCGGGCACTCGATGGTCTACATGAGGGGCTAGAGCTCCCTGCACTGACCCATAACCCGATCCTCATCGACCGGTTCAAAGCCCACTATCCCGAAGGCGAGGTTTACCCCGGATAA
- the ychF gene encoding redox-regulated ATPase YchF, protein MSLQCGIVGLPNVGKSTLFSALTHTQVLTDTYPFTTVDPNMGIVTVPDDRLTKMAEILNPEKILPTSIRFVDIAGLIEGSHRGEGLGNQFLAQVREVDAIVHLVRCFTNDKVAHISDTLDATRDIGIVETEIMLKDIETVSHRLENLARKVKVGDKEAAKEKEILDTVSENLNRGLPVRNMVLERKDRETLRDLFLLSAKPMLYVGNENEREATSHHHGRIAEKLRLWASENNERVLILSAALEQELAFLEDEGERQFFMEAWGLTSTGLESLVGGAYDLLSLTTFFTTESNHAQAWTVKQGTLAPQAAGTIHSDFETGFISIETYRCDDLFAHGSESALRENGLIHTHGRDYVIQDDDVVKFKFRS, encoded by the coding sequence GTGTCCCTTCAGTGCGGAATCGTCGGCTTACCCAATGTGGGCAAGTCAACACTCTTTTCCGCTCTGACCCACACACAGGTCCTCACTGATACTTACCCCTTTACGACGGTCGACCCGAATATGGGAATCGTCACCGTTCCCGATGACAGGCTGACAAAAATGGCCGAGATTCTGAATCCTGAAAAGATTCTTCCCACCAGCATAAGATTCGTCGACATTGCGGGGCTTATCGAAGGTTCGCACCGGGGTGAAGGGCTGGGAAATCAGTTTCTGGCCCAGGTTCGGGAAGTGGACGCCATCGTTCATCTCGTTCGATGTTTCACCAATGATAAGGTCGCCCATATTTCAGACACCCTGGATGCGACGCGTGACATCGGTATTGTGGAAACAGAAATTATGCTGAAAGATATAGAAACTGTCTCACATCGACTCGAAAATCTTGCAAGAAAGGTTAAAGTGGGAGACAAAGAGGCCGCAAAAGAAAAAGAAATCCTTGATACTGTGAGTGAGAATCTGAACCGGGGGCTGCCCGTGAGGAACATGGTGCTGGAGAGAAAGGACCGGGAAACCCTCCGTGACCTGTTCCTTTTATCGGCCAAGCCGATGCTTTACGTGGGAAATGAGAACGAAAGGGAAGCAACCAGCCATCATCACGGTCGAATCGCTGAGAAGCTGCGTCTTTGGGCCAGCGAGAACAATGAACGGGTGCTGATTCTAAGCGCGGCCCTGGAGCAGGAACTCGCCTTCCTGGAGGATGAAGGTGAACGTCAGTTTTTCATGGAGGCATGGGGACTTACCTCCACCGGCCTTGAATCTCTCGTGGGAGGCGCCTATGACCTTCTGAGTCTCACCACCTTCTTCACCACCGAGTCAAACCATGCCCAGGCGTGGACGGTAAAACAGGGAACGCTTGCCCCACAGGCAGCGGGCACCATCCACTCCGATTTTGAAACAGGCTTCATAAGTATTGAAACATATCGCTGTGATGACCTTTTTGCCCATGGATCCGAATCCGCGCTCCGGGAGAATGGATTGATTCATACCCACGGCAGGGACTATGTCATTCAGGACGATGATGTGGTGAAGTTCAAATTTAGAAGCTAA
- a CDS encoding SLC13 family permease codes for MTSPTRRTIALVSGPLFFLLFILFFDLDPSNRQVTYMGAIALWMAIWWITETVPLAVTALLPVILFPAMGVMNGRDVSSIYFNHIIFLFIGGFLVALAMERWNLHKRIALRIMMIFGVHPAGILLGFMTATWFLSMWISNTATTMMMVPIGLAVITRLEKLLGKNQVQKYSIGLFLGLAYSASIGGIATPVGTPPNLSFTRIFSIIFPEAPEISFASWFVFAFPLSLIFLVLLWLILTKFFCGGINRSRLDATVFRKQLKELGRISFEERTVLFDFLLLIFLWLFRSDISVGSFVIPGWSRLFPDPAFLNDGTVAIAMATILFLVPSRKHPGSRIMNWETASKLPWNIVLLFGGGFALASGFTKSGLSDWLGDQLSGIGSLHPVLIVGMVCLFVTFLTELTSNTATSEMLLPILAALAISIKVNPLLLMIPATLSCSCAFMLPVATPPNAIIFGTQRVRVSEMAKVGLLINMVGVILITFFAFTFLRGILGIDFSTLPLWAQ; via the coding sequence ATGACCTCCCCTACCCGCCGCACCATTGCCCTCGTCTCGGGACCCCTCTTTTTTCTTCTCTTTATTCTTTTCTTTGACCTGGATCCTTCCAACAGACAGGTGACCTATATGGGGGCAATCGCCCTCTGGATGGCCATCTGGTGGATCACCGAAACGGTACCGCTGGCCGTGACTGCCTTGCTCCCTGTCATACTCTTCCCCGCCATGGGAGTCATGAACGGAAGGGACGTGTCTTCCATCTATTTCAATCACATAATCTTCCTGTTCATTGGCGGATTCTTAGTCGCTCTGGCGATGGAAAGGTGGAATCTTCACAAGCGCATCGCTTTACGGATCATGATGATCTTCGGAGTTCACCCCGCCGGTATACTGCTGGGCTTCATGACGGCCACCTGGTTTCTCTCCATGTGGATATCGAACACGGCTACCACCATGATGATGGTCCCCATCGGCCTGGCGGTCATCACCCGGCTGGAAAAACTTCTCGGTAAGAATCAGGTTCAGAAGTATTCAATTGGGTTGTTCCTTGGCCTCGCCTACAGCGCGTCCATCGGCGGCATAGCCACCCCGGTCGGAACACCACCGAATCTCTCTTTCACCCGGATCTTCAGCATTATCTTCCCCGAAGCGCCGGAAATCTCCTTTGCCTCCTGGTTTGTCTTTGCATTCCCATTGTCTCTGATATTTCTTGTACTTCTCTGGCTGATCTTAACCAAGTTTTTTTGCGGCGGCATCAACCGCTCTAGACTGGATGCCACCGTTTTTAGAAAGCAGCTTAAAGAACTGGGCCGTATCTCGTTTGAAGAAAGGACAGTTCTGTTCGATTTCCTGCTGTTGATTTTCTTGTGGCTGTTCCGCTCGGACATCAGTGTGGGTAGTTTTGTTATCCCCGGCTGGTCCCGCCTCTTTCCAGATCCTGCGTTTCTTAATGATGGTACGGTGGCAATAGCCATGGCCACGATACTGTTCCTGGTGCCATCACGAAAGCATCCCGGTTCCCGGATAATGAACTGGGAAACAGCGTCTAAACTGCCCTGGAACATTGTGCTGCTATTCGGGGGAGGGTTCGCCTTGGCCAGCGGGTTCACGAAATCGGGACTGTCCGACTGGTTGGGAGATCAACTTTCCGGGATAGGTTCCCTGCATCCGGTCCTGATCGTAGGAATGGTCTGTCTTTTTGTTACGTTCCTCACTGAACTAACATCAAACACGGCAACATCGGAAATGCTCTTACCCATTCTCGCTGCTCTGGCCATCTCCATCAAGGTAAACCCACTCCTCCTGATGATACCAGCCACGTTGTCGTGTTCCTGTGCCTTCATGCTCCCGGTGGCGACACCGCCCAATGCTATCATTTTTGGCACCCAACGGGTCCGGGTGAGCGAAATGGCCAAAGTGGGGCTTCTCATTAACATGGTGGGCGTGATCCTCATCACATTTTTTGCATTTACTTTCTTGCGGGGAATTTTGGGGATCGATTTTTCAACCCTCCCACTTTGGGCTCAGTAA
- a CDS encoding electron transfer flavoprotein subunit alpha/FixB family protein codes for MARPDSHGNVLVFIEADHGEVASVSLELVCKARQLADVLDVEVQAGIIGNQLENLTGEILAYGCDTLFMAEDERLTLYETVPYSETFSSIVKRTRPQIVLFGATPIGRDLAPRIASKLKTGLTADCTELKIADHEDKKHNKTYENILYQIRPAFGGNILATIVSPDHQPQMATVREGVMKLSEPSSNNRGVVVSFKPDLIDGDFVNTLVERVVGKRKVNLKAADIIVSGGAGVGSKEDFELIYELASTLGGLVGASRAAVDNGYVSRDHQVGQTGTTVRPKLYIAAGISGCIQHQAGMNQSGKIIAINTDPDAPIFQIAHYRIIGDLNDVIPVIIKAYKSNNREPSGA; via the coding sequence TTGGCTAGACCAGACTCCCACGGCAATGTTCTGGTATTCATTGAGGCCGACCATGGTGAAGTTGCCAGCGTGAGTCTGGAGCTGGTCTGCAAAGCGAGGCAGTTGGCTGATGTCCTGGACGTGGAAGTTCAGGCCGGCATTATCGGGAATCAACTGGAGAATTTGACTGGAGAAATTCTTGCCTATGGCTGTGACACACTATTCATGGCCGAAGACGAACGATTAACGTTATACGAAACAGTGCCATATTCAGAAACATTCTCCTCAATTGTCAAACGGACAAGACCGCAGATTGTGCTGTTCGGTGCCACTCCCATCGGTCGAGACCTAGCACCTCGAATAGCCAGCAAGCTGAAAACAGGACTTACCGCTGATTGTACTGAACTGAAAATTGCCGATCACGAAGACAAAAAGCACAACAAGACCTATGAGAATATTCTCTACCAGATCCGTCCTGCTTTCGGCGGGAATATCCTGGCAACCATTGTATCGCCGGACCATCAACCGCAGATGGCCACCGTCCGGGAAGGAGTCATGAAGCTGTCCGAACCCAGCAGCAACAACCGTGGCGTTGTGGTTTCCTTCAAACCTGATTTGATCGATGGCGATTTTGTGAATACCCTGGTCGAGAGGGTTGTGGGTAAGAGAAAGGTGAACCTGAAAGCGGCTGACATTATCGTATCAGGAGGGGCTGGCGTGGGAAGTAAAGAGGATTTTGAACTGATCTACGAACTTGCTTCCACCCTGGGCGGTTTGGTTGGAGCTTCCCGGGCAGCCGTTGACAATGGCTATGTTTCCCGGGATCATCAGGTGGGACAAACCGGCACCACAGTGCGACCCAAACTGTACATTGCCGCCGGCATATCGGGATGCATCCAGCACCAGGCAGGCATGAATCAATCGGGAAAGATTATCGCCATCAATACCGATCCCGATGCCCCCATATTTCAGATTGCCCATTACCGAATTATCGGTGATCTGAACGACGTCATCCCCGTGATAATTAAGGCCTACAAATCAAATAACCGGGAGCCCAGCGGTGCCTGA